ttttcaaattaattaattaattaattaattctttggTCATGTAACTTTTGGAGCTCTAGAACTTTTTCTGTTAAGAAagttgagattttaaaaagtaactattaGAGAAATGAAATGACAAGAAGTGGGGAGTCTTGTGATCGGCTTGCTTCCTAAGAGAactttctaggggcacctgggtggctcagtgggttaagcctctgccttcggctcaagtcataatttcaggttcctgggatcgagtcccgcatcaggctctctgctcggcagggagactgcttcctcctctctctctctctgcctgcctctctgcctacttgtgatctctgtctgtcaaataaataaataaaatctttaaaaaaaaaagagagagaactttcTACTGTTGACTTAAAAGTATACTCATTATGCTAAGAAACTTTGGAGAGAATGATCTTCTAGGTTATTTTAACTCTAGATGGTTAAAATGTAAGTGTACCTTTGTTTCAGTGAATAAAGACTTACAGGGACACCCTTTGGTAATTATCCAGAATAATTTTTCCCTATCATCTAGGGAATCATTTAATAGATGGTAAGTCAAGTTTATTTGATATAACTGCTTAAGACTGATAACTTGTTCAAAGCAAGCAATTtgataaatttaacattttaatgacaaaaactctctttgttttaagattattGAAAAGTAGTTTTTGACACCATGCTTGCCTTTGTCTGGGAGCGGTCTTTGGGGATCTTCTCGGCAAATGGGGGCCTAGAGTCCCTGTCCCTGCCATCCTGTGCCAAGAGCCATGAGGGATCAACACAGAGGTTTTCATCAGGTCACAAGTGACAGCATGGTTGCCATCCCCTCCAGCATCTCGCTTGTGGCCATTCACAACTATCACCTTTACCCCCTGGATTCCACTTCCAGTATCAGCTCCTGCAGAAGTGCTGAGTATCCTGGGGAAGCCATTCTTCACCACACTGGTCTCCTCAAGGCCCACCAGTGAAACTGGTGGGCAAGCTTCTTTTTGTGGAAGTCTACTCTCCTATTCATGGCTACAGTGTTGGAGTCCCCAGAATGCTCAGAATCTTCCCAGGCCTCCAGGGCACCATCACCTGTAATTTGGGAAACATCTTGGTGGCTAGCCTAGCAGAACCAATACTGGGTTTCAGTCCTGGGTAGCCACTACCAGCCATCAGGCTTCAGGAGGCTCTAGGCTCATCGAAGCCCCTTCTCTAACCTTCCCATAGACTAGACAGATTGCAGCAAGTGGAAGCAGTGGATTCTTTTATATCAAAACAGCAAGGGGTGCCTAGGCAGTCCATTAAGTATTGGACTTTTGGTTCCCactgaggtcctgatctcagggtaggGAGATGGAGCCAGAGTCCAGGCTCCACCCTAGGGGGGTGGGCGTAGGTTAGTTtgcttaaatttctctctctttctccctctgttcctctccctgctctctctctaaaataaataaataaatcttaaaccaatcaacaaaccaaaaaaacaaaaaaacagcaaaacaataaaaaatgaagttaagtGAAATCCACACTACTATTCAAGACACATGCAAGCCTTCCTGACACCCTGGAACTGTGTGCCTTGCACGAAGTggaaaacaaaccccaaacatCCCatataaacaagaaaagaaagaaagaaagaaaagtagtatTTATAGCCAGGCCTCCAAAATTTTTCAGTAcccatttattttcaaaaatgttaaacTTCATAATGCCTACCATGTTTTCCAGATTTCTTGTTTCCATGTTGTACATTGGTGATGGAGGCATTGTaatttgttgctgttgttgttgttgttgtttagctatattgaggtataattgacaaaattataagatacctaaaATGTACAATGGGATGATTTGGTATATGTATACACTGTGAAAGCATGATCTCCATCAAGATAATTCATTACCTcacattatttctctttttcaagtaTATTcgcttagcaaatttcaatttgCAATATagtgttattaactatagtcactgtgTTACACATTAGATCCTCTGACCTtgtttatcttataactgaaactTCAGACCCCTTTTTTAACTTCTATTCCACCACCACTAAGCCCATGGCAACCAccactctgtttctatgaattcagcatatatatatatatatatatatatatatatatatatatgatactaggtattatttgtctttctctgtcagacttacttcacttagcataataccttccaagatcttccatattgtcacaagtggcaagatttccttcttttttaaggctaaatagtATTCCTTTATAGTCTATTTGTAATATTCTAGtctatatattctctctctctccatatatgtatgcatatgtgtgtgtgtgtgtgtgtatggccatttgtctttgttttcgtttttttaagatttatttatttatttgagagaaagacagcatatgagcaggaggggcagacagagagggaaggagaatccaaagcagactccacactgagaacagagcctgactcagggtttAATCTCATtaccatgaggtcatgacctgagccaaaaccaagagtcagacacttaactgacagagccatccagggcCTTCTTCTGTTGGCCATTGGTAAGCCttccttgaaaaaagaaaacaaatgtctaTGTAaatcctttgtctatttttaattaaattattttgttattgaattgtatgagttccttaaatattttggatactaaccccttttTGAGTATgtggtttataaatattttctcatgttttataggttaccttttcattttgttgatagtttcctttgttaGTTTAATATAGTCCctttagttattttgtttttattttattttatttcttttcaatgttccagaattcattgtttatgcaccatacccattgctccatgcaatacataccctccataatacccaccaccaggctcaactaaccctccaccctcctcccctccaaaaccctcagtttgtttctcagaatccacagtctctcctggtttgtctccccctccaatttcccccaactcacttctgctctccatctccccatgtcctccatgttattccttatgcttcacaagtaagtgaaaccatatacttgactctttctgcttcacttatttcactcagcataatctcttccagtcctgtccatgttgatacaaaagttgggtattcatcttttctgatggaggcataatattccattgtacatatggagtATAGccatatatacatttatgaatTTATCCACTTgtccattgaagagcatcttggtcttcccacagtttgacaactgtggccattgctgctatgaacattgggatacagatttgcttttggtgtcaaatatAATAATTCCTTGCCAAGACTAATGTCACAgagactgtattttctttttcttttttctttttttttaaagattttatttatctatttgacagagagagagataacaagtaggcagaaaggcaggcagagagagaggaggaagcaggctccccactgaacagagagcctgatgcggggctcgatcccaggaccctgagatcatgacctgagccgaaggcagcggcttaatccactgagccacccaggcgccccgagactgtATTTTCTTAATGAATTTCACAGTTTCatgtcttatgtttaagtctttaatccattttgagttgatttttgtgaatgGTTAAGATAGggatccagttttattctttgcaGGGACTATCCAATTTTCCTGACACCATTAACTCAAAAaaactattctttccccattctATATTCTTGTTGTTTTGCcaaaaattaattgaatatatatatataaattaaaaatatatatatattgaatatatatatatatatatatatatacatggattgatttctaggctttctattttgttccattcatctctgtgtctgtctctatgccaataccatactgttttgattactaccgatttgtaatatggtttgaaatcaggaagtgtgatgccaccagcactgtttttttgtttgtttgtttttctctcaagactgctttggggtgcgtgcgtgtgtgtgtgtgtgtgtgtgtgtgtgtgtgtgtgtgtgtgtgatttctaggaatttcaagatttttttctgtttttgtgaaaaatgttattggattttttaaaaaagaatttcattgaATCCCTTTGCACATTACTAACATACTAACATTAATTTTTCCtgtccatgaatatggaatatctttctatttatatgtgtcttcttcaattgcttttgtcaatatcttatagtttttagagtacaggtctttcacatACTCAGTTCAATATTTTCTAAGTGTTTTTTGATAACATTTAAGTGGGATtgcatactttattatttttttctgatagttcattgttagACATGTCATATGTGTAGACATGtaactgatttttataaattaattttatatcctgaaactttacttaattctttaggttttttttttccatgatgttGAACATACCTttctattttatacatttctgattTCTCACCATAAATTGTTCTTGCCCAAGGAAAGCAACCTCTCATCTCTCTGAATATAAAATTAGGAATGCAAATGTAGCAGATATAAATTCTTGCAAGTATATATTTATGAATGTGGGTGTATGTATGAATGTTTATCATGTGTTAACACACATGTATACCTTGCAGGATGAACTGAAACACCCTTTCTTTTCAGTTGGCAAAAAAACTTGAGTTTTTCAGCTCAAGTCCCTGGGTTAACAGGTCCTTCATACTTAAGGAACAAAATATCTTTAGGCACAATAATCCTAGGGCTGCCATTAGACAAGGAATTGAATCAAGTtatgtaaacaaacaaatgtgTTTTTCTGTTAGAAGAGTAGATTGGGCtttcttcaagaaaaataattctgtggAGTAAGGAGTGATGACAAGTAAAACCAGTGGCTGGCTTTTCCAACTTTATTCCAGAGCTgtcaaaatataaacagaataaaCTTTAAAGTAGCATAGGGCTCAGGCCTGAAAGGTCAGAAGTTACAAGTTTCAGGAAGGATCCTAGACTCCTACCTCCTGTGATATATACTTCCTGTAGAAGATAGTGGGCCTATGAGGACCAGTTGGGATTAGCACAAATGGAGGGAAGGATGCCCATACAGAAGGTGAAAAGATGAGCACATCCAAGTAGGGCCATCTACAAAGG
This DNA window, taken from Meles meles chromosome 7, mMelMel3.1 paternal haplotype, whole genome shotgun sequence, encodes the following:
- the LOC123946479 gene encoding pancreatic progenitor cell differentiation and proliferation factor-like — its product is MVAIPSSISLVAIHNYHLYPLDSTSSISSCRSAEYPGEAILHHTASFCGSLLSYSWLQCWSPQNAQNLPRPPGHHHL